From Actinomyces procaprae:
GGCTGCGCAGCGGGCGCCGCCTACGTGGTGTGGCGCCGTAGCCAGCCGATCGAGGACCCCTGGGCCGAGGAGTACTGGGCCGACTCCACCGATGAGCCCGCTGCTGCCGAGGCTCCGGAGCCGGCCGCGGATGCTCCGACGCAGCCGGAGGCACCCGCGGACGAGTGACCCGGGCTGCTCATCCGCCCGATCGGACACACGGTCACCGGCGCTCCCGCCGCACACTGGCGGGAGCGCCGGTGCGCCTTCGGAACCGTTCCCACGCCGACGGCGTCGCCCGCAAGTGCCCCGGACGTGGCGGGGGTGGGGCGCCGTAACCGTAGGCCCCGATACCGATGCGGCAGAGGGTGTGGTCCCGACCACGACGTCGTCGTTAGGCTTGCCCCATGAGTAGTGCCATTCCCGTGCCCGCCCTGCCCCTTCGCCAGGGTACGGCGGGCACCGAGCCCGTTGCGATACCGCAGCTTGGATTCGGGACTTACAAGGTCAGTGATGCTGAGGCCGAGCGTGTCGTGGATCAGGCGCTGCAGGTCGGCTACCGCCACATCGATACCGCTCAGATGTACGGCAACGAAGCCGGAGTCGGGCGCGCCATCGCCGCCTCCGCCATTCCGCGCGACCAGCTGTGGGTCACCTCCAAGCTCAACAACCCCAACCACCGGCGTGACGATGCGCTGCGTAGTTTCGACGCCACCATGGATGCCCTGCAGCTGGACGTCCTCGACCTATTCCTGGTGCACTGGCCGCTGGCCGCCTCGGCGGGCATTGACCTGGTGGACACCTGGCGCACTATGGTGGAGATACTCCAGTCGGGGCGTGTGCGCGCAATCGGCGTATCCAACTACCAGGCCGAGCATCTGCGCACCATCATCGACGCCACCGGGGTGACGCCCGCAGTCAATCAGGTGGAGCTGCACCCGTACCTGATCCAGCGGGAGCTGCGCACCGTCCATGAAGAACTGGGAATCCTGACGGAGTCGTGGTCTCCGCTGGGACGTGGTCGCCTGCTGAATGATCCCGAGGTGGTCCGTCTGGCGGCCGAGCTGAGTGTTGCACCCGCGCAGGTCATCATTCGCTGGCACCTGCAGCACGGGCTGGTGGTGATTCCGAAGACCACGCATTTCGAGCGTGTGCGGGTCAACGCGGATGTGCTCGGCTTCGAGCTGAGCGCGGCCCAGATGTCCGCCCTGGACGCCCTGGACCGTGGTCTGCGTACCGGCTCGCACCCGGACCAGGTGCAGGTCTGACCCCGTCATCGGGTCCTGGATCGTTAACCCGATCCGTCGCCGATTGTCGGGTACGCACTGGGTGATCGCATAGGGTAGAGGGCAGTATGTTCCGAGTTGCGGGCCTTCGACGTCGCCCGCAGGGTAAGTGAGGAGACGCCAGTGGCGCAGACCAAGGGCGAGGGGAAGAAGACGCGGCCGGAGCGCTCCGGCAACCCGGCTAAGCGCGCCGCCGCTGAACGCGCCCGCATGGAGGAGTCGCGGGCAGCGGCCAACCGCGTCTCTCGAGTGCCCCGGAAGGTCAAGGAGCAGGGGTCGCCACGGTGGTACGCGCCAGTGATGGTCTCATTCCTGGTCATCGGCCTGTTGTGGGTGGTGGTGACTTACCTGTTCAAGGGCGCCTACCCGCTTCCGTACTTCGTTGAGAACCACGCCAGCGACTGGCTTGTGAACGGCAACCTCTACGTCGGATTCGCCGTCATGCTCGTCGGTTTCCTCGGCCTGCTGCGGTGGAAGTAACGCAAGCGCATGGCGGCTAAGACGGCCAGGCGGCATGCCGGGCGACGCCGTGGGCCCCGACGGGTGGTCGACTTCTTCCTGTTCGGGCTCGGCGAACTGCTGATCACCGCCGGGCTGGTCGTGGCGCTGTTCCTAGTGTGGCAGCTGTGGTGGACCGGCCTGGATGCCACTGCGAAGGCTGATGCCATCGCCACTGACTTCACCTCGACTCAGGTCGACTCGCCCAACGTTGAGGGCACCAGGCACTATGACGACCCGCCGGAGGTGGCGCCCGTCGGCTACGGGGAGGTCATCGGCATGCTGGTGGTTCCCAAGTGGTATGGCGTGACCAACAACAACATGCCGATCCTTGAGGGCATCGGCTCCGACGTGCTGGACCAGGCGGCGGCCGGACACTACCCCGACACCCAGCAGCTCGGCGCGGTCGGTAACTTCGCCATCGCCGGCCACCGCCGCACCAATGGCAACTCCTTTCGGCGCATCGACATGCTGGAGGAGGGCGATGAGATCATCGTGGCCACCAAGGACACGTGGTACGTGTACACGGTGACGACCCACGAGATCGTCGAGCCGACCGACGTCGACGTCATTGCGCCGGTGCCCGGTGAGCCCGGCGTCGCCCCCACTGAACGCATGCTGACCATGACCACCTGCCATTCCCTTACCGTGGGTGAATGGGGAAACGATCACCGGTGGATCACCCATGCCAAGTTCGCCTACTGGATGGAGCGCGCGGAGGGCCGCCCCGCCTCGGTGCTCAATGACGAGGGGGTCAACTGATGTACGGATGGATCTGGCGGCACCTGCCGGGGCCGGTGTGGCTGCGGGCGATCGAAGCGCTGGTACTAGTGGTCGTCGTCGTCCTCTTTCTGTTCGAGGTCGTCTTCCCTTGGGCCAACGAGACGTGGAACCTGTCAGGCGAGGCGACCGTCTAGCGGACCACTTGTCTCTTTGGCGGCGTGGAGACTGAACTGCGTTGAGGCTCCAAGGCCCCTCGGAACCGGGCAGGGCTGATCGGCGACGGGGGCTGGTGGTCGAGGCCCCGCAGTCCTTGCACCTCCAGCGCGGGTGCCGGGCGGTGGTGGAGCCATTACGAATGATCCCGGAGCCGCATCCCGCACAACACGGTCTGTCGGGGCGAGGAGTGCTGCATCCTGCCCACCTCCATCGACCCCGCCTTTCCCCTACTTTTTCAACGAAAAGTCCCGACCCTACACGTATTTGCGCCGATAGCTCGGAAGAGCTCTCCTGCCTGGGTATGGTCCGAGGTGAACGGCAGGGTGACCGCCCTGGCCGGCTCCCGTCCACCCCCGGTACATCCGACGCCACCGCCGAGGCCGTCGATGGCCGCCTGGAGTACCTACGCGGCATCGCCCCCGGGTTATGGAACCTGGTCGATTTCACCGTCCGCAGCAGCCTTCATGCCGGCGGCTTCCGCAAGGACTTCCTGAATCGGCGTGGACACGGCCGACTTGTTGTCGGGCATCGTGGGTCTCCTTCGTGAATCTTTGGACGGATGAACAAACGGGCTTCCACGATGCCCCCTGCCACAGCGGACCCCTCGCGGGAATTGCCACCACACTACGAGACCCACCCGGCCGCTGAGCCTGCCAGTTGGACCCCTGTGCCGCCGTTGGACCGCTTGTACCCTCGATGGACCCCTGTGCCGCCGTTGGACCGCCGTAGCCGCTGGTTACAGCGGTCCAACGGGGCGTGAGCGGTCCAACGGGGCGGCGCAAGACCCACCCACCCCCTTCGGCTACCGGCAACCGGGCCCCCGACACCACGGGAACGCCGTGGTCGCCTGACTGCGCACAACCATCCTCACCGAGAACACAGGCGGGCCCACCCGGAGGCACACGCGGCAACTTCGGTACGTAAGATCTACCGACCTCGGTACGTAAGATCTACCGACCTCGGCACGTAAGATCTACCGATCTCGGTACGTAAGATCTACCGACCTCGAATGACTCACGCGGCCTAGTTGTTGTGGTCGGCGTTGCCGTCGTTCGCCTCCGCGGTCGGCGCCGAGGTGGCCTGATGGGTCGGCTCGGCGGTGGCGGGCGCCCTGTAGGTGTAGTGCGTGATCGTCAGCGTCACCGACTGGCCGGTGTTGATCGAGGTGCCCTCACCCGGTTCGATCGCGGTGACGACGTACTGGTCGTTCAGGCTCTCATCTTCGGTGGTCTCCTCCACCGTGGAGCTGTTGTAGGTCAGCCCAGCCGCCGTGATCGCGGACTGCGCCTCATCCTGCGACAGGCCCACCACGCTTGGCACCGTGGTCTTCCCGGAGGACACCACCAGGGAGACCGACGAGCCGCGCTCCACGGGGGTGCCCGCCACCGGGTCGGTGCGGATCACCTGCCCGGAGGCGACGTCGGCGGAGTCCTCGGTGGTGACGTCGCCGACGCTCAGGCCGGCATCGGTGATGTCGCTGCGCGCATCCGCCTGAGACTTACCGGTCACGTCGGGAACATCCACCATCGCCGAGCCGGAGGAGAAGTGCACGGTTACGGTGGATCCCAGCAGCACCGAGGTGCCCTCGCCCGGGTCGGTGGACACGGCCAGGCCGGAGTCCACCGTGTCGGAGTTGACGTCGTCGCCCTTCTCGTATGTCAGCCCGAGGGCCTCAATGGCCTCCTGGGCGTCAGACTCGCTCATGCCGGCCACACTCGGGACTGCCACGGCGGTGGCGGACGGCGTCGGTGTGGGCTCAGGATCGCTGCCCAGGATCCCGGCGGCGGACAGGCCCAGTACCGTGCCCAGTGCAATCAGGGCGATGAGCACCAGCACCCAGACCCACCAGCGGCGGCGCGGCTGCCCCTCATCCGTCGGCGACGGCGCGGGCTCCTCATCCGGTGAGGGGGCGGCGGCGGAGGGCTCGGGGGCCATGATGGTGGTGGCCGCCCAGGTATCGGTGGCGGGCGCCGCCACATCCAGGCCGCGGGCAGCCGCGAGCAGGTCGGCACGCATGTGCGCGGCGTCCTGGTAGCGGTCGTCCCGGTTCTTGGCCAGGGCCTTGAGCACCACCCGGTCCAGGGAGTCGGGGATGTCCGCCGCAATGGACGACGGCGTCTTCGGGATCTCCCGGACATGCTGGTAGGCGATGGCCACCGCCGAGTCGCCGGTGAAGGGCGGCTGTCCGGTGAGCAGCTCGTACAGCAGGCAGCCGGTGGAGTACAGGTCGGAGCGGGCATCCACCACCTCGCCGCGCGCCTGCTCGGGGGACAGGTACTGGGCGGTGCCGACCACGGCGTGCGTCTGGGTCACGGTGGCGGCGGAGTCCTCCACGGCCCGCGCAATGCCGAAGTCCATGACCTTCACCGCGCCGGCCTGGGTGAGCATGATGTTTCCGGGCTTGATATCGCGGTGCACGATGCCGGCGCGGTGGGAGTACTCCAGGGCGTCCAGCACCCCGGTGGTGATCTCCACCGCCTCCGGGATCGGCACGGCCTCCCCCTCACCGAGCAGCTCACGTACCGTGTGCCCCTCCACGTACTCCATGACGATGAAGGGAACCACGCGCGTGGAGCCGTCGGGCTGGGTCAGCTCCTCCTCGCCGGAGTCGTAGACGGCCACGATCGAGGGGTGGTTGAGCGCGGCGGCCGACTGCGCCTCGCGGCGGAAACGCGCCTGGAAGGTGGGGTCGCCGGCGATGTCCGAGCGCAGCAGCTTAATGGCGACGATTCGGCTAAGACGCGTGTCATAACCGAGGTGCACCTCGGCCATGCCGCCGCGACCGATGAGCTCTCGCAGCTCGTAGCGTCCGGCAAGCATCTGCTGAGGGGACTGAATCGTCACAGTGCCTCCTTGGAAGAGGTGGTGGGCACGGCCGCATGATCACGGGAGGCGCCCGGGTGCGCTGAGGCAAGGGTACCTGCCGTAAACAGCAGCGCGAGCAGGATCACGATGGTAACCACGACGGTGACCACGATGCGGATGCTGCCGGCGGGCAGCCCGAAGCGTCCCCT
This genomic window contains:
- a CDS encoding aldo/keto reductase, giving the protein MSSAIPVPALPLRQGTAGTEPVAIPQLGFGTYKVSDAEAERVVDQALQVGYRHIDTAQMYGNEAGVGRAIAASAIPRDQLWVTSKLNNPNHRRDDALRSFDATMDALQLDVLDLFLVHWPLAASAGIDLVDTWRTMVEILQSGRVRAIGVSNYQAEHLRTIIDATGVTPAVNQVELHPYLIQRELRTVHEELGILTESWSPLGRGRLLNDPEVVRLAAELSVAPAQVIIRWHLQHGLVVIPKTTHFERVRVNADVLGFELSAAQMSALDALDRGLRTGSHPDQVQV
- a CDS encoding cell division protein CrgA; translated protein: MAQTKGEGKKTRPERSGNPAKRAAAERARMEESRAAANRVSRVPRKVKEQGSPRWYAPVMVSFLVIGLLWVVVTYLFKGAYPLPYFVENHASDWLVNGNLYVGFAVMLVGFLGLLRWK
- a CDS encoding class E sortase, whose protein sequence is MAAKTARRHAGRRRGPRRVVDFFLFGLGELLITAGLVVALFLVWQLWWTGLDATAKADAIATDFTSTQVDSPNVEGTRHYDDPPEVAPVGYGEVIGMLVVPKWYGVTNNNMPILEGIGSDVLDQAAAGHYPDTQQLGAVGNFAIAGHRRTNGNSFRRIDMLEEGDEIIVATKDTWYVYTVTTHEIVEPTDVDVIAPVPGEPGVAPTERMLTMTTCHSLTVGEWGNDHRWITHAKFAYWMERAEGRPASVLNDEGVN
- the pknB gene encoding Stk1 family PASTA domain-containing Ser/Thr kinase, whose translation is MTIQSPQQMLAGRYELRELIGRGGMAEVHLGYDTRLSRIVAIKLLRSDIAGDPTFQARFRREAQSAAALNHPSIVAVYDSGEEELTQPDGSTRVVPFIVMEYVEGHTVRELLGEGEAVPIPEAVEITTGVLDALEYSHRAGIVHRDIKPGNIMLTQAGAVKVMDFGIARAVEDSAATVTQTHAVVGTAQYLSPEQARGEVVDARSDLYSTGCLLYELLTGQPPFTGDSAVAIAYQHVREIPKTPSSIAADIPDSLDRVVLKALAKNRDDRYQDAAHMRADLLAAARGLDVAAPATDTWAATTIMAPEPSAAAPSPDEEPAPSPTDEGQPRRRWWVWVLVLIALIALGTVLGLSAAGILGSDPEPTPTPSATAVAVPSVAGMSESDAQEAIEALGLTYEKGDDVNSDTVDSGLAVSTDPGEGTSVLLGSTVTVHFSSGSAMVDVPDVTGKSQADARSDITDAGLSVGDVTTEDSADVASGQVIRTDPVAGTPVERGSSVSLVVSSGKTTVPSVVGLSQDEAQSAITAAGLTYNSSTVEETTEDESLNDQYVVTAIEPGEGTSINTGQSVTLTITHYTYRAPATAEPTHQATSAPTAEANDGNADHNN